Proteins encoded within one genomic window of Pristiophorus japonicus isolate sPriJap1 chromosome 11, sPriJap1.hap1, whole genome shotgun sequence:
- the cd247 gene encoding T-cell surface glycoprotein CD3 zeta chain, which produces MPDADGMDLNDPKLCYILDGILFVYGIIITALYLKLRLTKVKSKPEDSPADQPNIDDQYQLLQKKNQDEYAGLNFNKKNQDTEAGIGAKRKQRRDDAAHNDTYSKLNPKNRSEPYGELKPTQQKRRGKGGNDIYQGLSTATQDTYDHLQMQQLPAVPPPPRR; this is translated from the exons ATGCCGATGGTATGGACCTGAATGACCCTAAGTTGTGTTACATTCTGGATGGAATTCTCTTTGTGTATGGAATTATAATCACTGCTCTCTACCTTAAACTGAGG CTGACCAAGGTAAAAAGTAAACCTGAAGATAGTCCTGCAGACCAACCGAATATAGATGACCAATATCAA ctctTGCAGAAGAAAAACCAAGATGAGTATGCGGGCCTCAATTTTAACAAAAAGAACCAGGACACAGAGGCTGGAATTGGAGCAAAACGG AAACAAAGGAGAGATGATGCTGCTCATAACGACACCTATTCT AAACTGAATCCCAAGAACAGAAGTGAGCCTTATGGCGAACTCAAACCAACTCAGCAG AAACGAAGAGGCAAGGGAGGGAATGACATTTACCAG GGACTGAGTACAGCTACACAAGATACATATGACCACCTGCAAATGCAGCAATTACCAGCTGTGCCTCCACCTCCTCGTCGctga